Proteins encoded in a region of the Terriglobia bacterium genome:
- a CDS encoding replicative DNA helicase (unwinds double stranded DNA), producing the protein MRSFRPAMPCSLEAEKAVLGVALLDDKAIYTARALLTPEEFYPEAHRRIFEAMSVLAVQGRPIEMITVKNELERMDALDKAGGAVYIASLTDGMPRALNVEHYARIVKDKAALRRTIHVANEAIQKCFAGEHTPEEVLNAAQQG; encoded by the coding sequence ATGAGGTCGTTTCGTCCGGCAATGCCTTGCAGCCTCGAAGCCGAGAAGGCGGTCCTGGGCGTCGCGCTTCTTGACGACAAGGCGATCTATACGGCCCGGGCGCTACTCACACCCGAGGAGTTCTACCCCGAGGCTCACCGTCGCATCTTTGAGGCAATGAGCGTCCTGGCCGTTCAGGGTCGGCCGATCGAGATGATTACGGTCAAGAACGAGCTCGAAAGGATGGACGCCCTGGACAAGGCCGGCGGAGCTGTCTACATAGCTTCCCTGACAGACGGAATGCCGCGCGCACTAAACGTCGAGCACTATGCGCGGATTGTCAAAGACAAGGCTGCCCTGCGACGGACCATTCACGTCGCGAACGAGGCGATACAGAAATGCTTCGCCGGGGAGCATACGCCCGAAGAGGTCCTGAACGCGGCGCAACAGGGCC
- a CDS encoding AAA family ATPase, with protein sequence MELISRLFTAPKDSYFLFGPRGTGKSTWLRQSYPDAIYLDLLDQEVFRKYLAGPERLGDVLSGSSQTKTVILDEIQKVPSLLDEVHRLMELAIGRQVQFILTGSSARKLKRGGTDLLAGRAILKALHPFMAAELGPKFQFARSLEYGMLPLVLNSAEPTERLKTYASLYLREEVQAEGLVRNIGNFARFLEAMSFSHASLLNTSQVARECQINRKTVEGFIEVLEDLLLGFRLQVFTKRAQRKLVEHPKFYYMDAGVFRSLRPKGPLDSPEEIGGACLEGLVAQHLRAWIAYSKGEKTLYFWRTRAGLEVDFIVYGEDTFLAIEVKRSRVVSSKDVRSLRAFREDYPQAKACLLYGGRERIMINDVLCLPCEEFLKNLFPDAPAPID encoded by the coding sequence ATGGAACTGATAAGCCGACTTTTCACCGCTCCCAAGGATAGCTACTTCTTGTTCGGACCTAGAGGCACCGGAAAATCGACTTGGCTCAGGCAGAGTTACCCCGATGCCATCTATCTTGATTTGCTTGATCAGGAGGTTTTCCGGAAATATCTCGCCGGACCGGAACGGCTCGGAGATGTGCTCTCGGGCAGCAGTCAGACCAAAACGGTCATATTGGATGAGATTCAGAAGGTTCCGAGTCTCCTTGATGAAGTTCACCGGTTAATGGAGTTAGCCATCGGCCGGCAAGTGCAATTCATACTCACTGGCTCCAGCGCTCGCAAACTCAAGCGAGGCGGGACGGATCTTCTTGCCGGTCGGGCAATCCTGAAAGCCCTGCATCCCTTCATGGCAGCAGAACTCGGCCCCAAGTTCCAATTCGCACGAAGTCTCGAATACGGAATGCTTCCGCTGGTCTTGAACTCAGCCGAGCCGACGGAGAGGTTGAAAACGTACGCCTCGCTCTATTTGCGTGAGGAAGTGCAAGCCGAGGGCTTGGTCCGCAACATCGGAAACTTTGCTCGATTTTTAGAGGCAATGAGTTTCTCGCACGCATCACTGCTAAACACATCCCAGGTAGCCCGAGAGTGCCAAATCAACCGGAAGACCGTGGAAGGTTTCATAGAGGTACTGGAAGACTTGCTGCTTGGTTTCCGCTTACAGGTCTTCACGAAGCGAGCGCAGCGAAAACTGGTTGAACACCCAAAATTTTATTACATGGATGCGGGTGTGTTTCGATCCCTTCGTCCAAAAGGCCCCCTGGATTCTCCGGAAGAGATCGGCGGCGCTTGTTTAGAAGGCCTTGTGGCCCAACACCTGAGAGCATGGATTGCATACAGCAAAGGGGAAAAAACGCTGTATTTTTGGCGCACCAGGGCCGGCCTCGAGGTTGATTTTATCGTTTATGGTGAAGATACATTCCTCGCTATCGAGGTCAAGCGATCAAGGGTGGTTTCCAGCAAGGATGTCCGATCATTGCGGGCTTTTCGGGAAGACTATCCACAAGCGAAAGCTTGCCTGCTGTACGGGGGTAGAGAACGCATAATGATCAATGACGTACTCTGTTTGCCCTGCGAAGAGTTTCTTAAAAATCTGTTTCCAGACGCGCCGGCCCCAATTGATTGA
- a CDS encoding efflux RND transporter permease subunit, with the protein MTSSLGDFIEGHGRALVLVVISFALAGIVFMFQIPISIFPQTDFPRIVILIDNGIAPVDVQMLTVTRPIEQAIRLVPGITDVRSVTARGSSEISVFFRWDVDIHDALHLVQGRITQILPTLPSNTHFYINRLTFSVFPMVGFSITSPTRSTAELWDLAYYDIAPRLYRLPGVAETRIVGGRPTEYHVLVDPGKLNSYGLPVTKVVDAIRNTNLIASSGMVQENYHLYLTTVTGLMRKKEQIEDTVIDVIKGTPVLIKNIARVVPGEQPVYNIVTANGSPAVLVNVLQQPDGNAVSIADAVNRELVEIRKTLARDVQMSIFYDQSVLVRDSIDSVRDSIIIGLLLSIAVLVGFLKSWRTTAVAALVIPIAILMAIVLMKLFNMSFNLMTLGGLAACIGIVIDDAIVMVENIIVHLSLGQTPREASKSAIHELTPALIGSTLTPIMVFIPLVFLGGITAVFFRALAFTMATALLASLLLAIFFTPVLAGIFLKNVKRVAAADFKEAEQAGEGRILRWLTARYEAALSWALSHSRTVLVAALGIIIGSVILYYQLGSGFLPEMDEGAFVLDYVMPAGTSLQETDRVLRHIQDILKDTPEVESYSRRTGARLALAIAEPNTGDFLVKLRRDRKRSVEEVIGELRDKITSSEQAIEVEFPHILEDLVGDLAWSPQPIEIKVYHDDEAVYKEVAHRIEEWLPKVPGVVDVVNQTFVIGPAANFRVDLQKAQLAGFSVQNIADLEAAILDGAVASDMIKGGNRLVGIRVRYPEEYRSSIDKLKSLLITSPTGVTVPLSSVASVEMDQLQTEVHRDNLRNDAVVTARLENRDLGSAMKEIQQRLYKEISLPPGAEIEFGGLYKIQQESFLGLTQVLLTAILLIFVVLVFEFRSFSHPIAILAATILCGSGALLALFLTHTALNISSFMGAIMVVGIVQKNGILMLDSEKHFAAQGYPLREAIFQAGRRRLRPILMTALATIFGMLPLALGIGSGAEVLQPLAIAVIGGVSISMILSLLVTPVLFYLLKHRRLQPGAGQELSGNP; encoded by the coding sequence GTGACTTCCAGTCTCGGAGATTTTATTGAAGGCCACGGCAGAGCTCTGGTCCTCGTCGTCATCAGCTTTGCCCTTGCCGGTATCGTGTTCATGTTCCAGATTCCGATTTCGATTTTCCCGCAGACGGATTTCCCCCGGATCGTCATCCTCATCGACAATGGCATTGCTCCGGTCGACGTGCAGATGCTCACCGTGACGCGTCCGATCGAGCAAGCCATACGTCTCGTTCCGGGCATCACGGACGTGCGGTCGGTCACGGCGCGCGGTTCGAGCGAGATCAGCGTGTTCTTCCGCTGGGATGTGGACATCCACGATGCGCTCCACCTCGTGCAAGGGCGAATCACACAAATCCTGCCCACCCTTCCTTCAAACACTCACTTCTACATCAATCGCCTGACCTTTTCTGTCTTTCCCATGGTCGGGTTCAGCATCACCTCGCCCACTCGAAGCACGGCGGAACTGTGGGATCTCGCCTACTATGACATAGCCCCTCGCCTCTATCGCCTGCCGGGCGTTGCCGAAACCCGCATCGTCGGAGGGCGGCCGACGGAATATCACGTTCTCGTCGATCCCGGCAAATTGAATAGTTACGGCCTCCCCGTCACCAAGGTAGTCGATGCCATACGAAACACCAACCTGATCGCTTCCTCCGGGATGGTCCAGGAAAATTACCATCTCTACCTGACCACGGTGACCGGATTGATGCGAAAAAAGGAGCAGATTGAAGATACCGTCATCGACGTCATCAAGGGCACGCCGGTTCTGATCAAGAACATTGCCCGTGTGGTGCCGGGCGAGCAGCCGGTTTATAACATCGTCACGGCCAACGGCAGCCCGGCCGTGCTCGTGAATGTACTGCAGCAGCCGGACGGCAACGCCGTGTCGATTGCGGATGCCGTCAATCGCGAACTGGTGGAAATCCGCAAGACCCTGGCGCGCGACGTCCAGATGTCGATTTTCTACGATCAGTCGGTTCTCGTGCGCGACTCGATCGACAGCGTGCGCGACAGCATCATCATCGGGCTCTTGCTCTCGATCGCCGTCCTGGTCGGCTTCTTGAAGAGCTGGCGCACGACGGCGGTTGCCGCACTGGTCATCCCGATCGCGATTCTGATGGCGATTGTGCTCATGAAGCTCTTCAACATGAGCTTCAATCTGATGACGCTCGGGGGGCTGGCGGCCTGTATCGGCATCGTCATTGATGACGCCATCGTAATGGTGGAAAACATTATCGTGCACCTCTCGCTCGGGCAGACTCCGCGCGAAGCGTCCAAGAGCGCGATCCACGAACTCACCCCAGCCTTGATTGGATCTACTCTTACACCCATTATGGTGTTTATTCCCCTGGTGTTCCTGGGCGGCATTACGGCTGTGTTTTTCCGCGCCCTGGCGTTCACGATGGCGACCGCGCTTCTGGCCTCACTGTTGCTGGCCATCTTTTTCACGCCGGTGCTTGCGGGCATTTTCCTTAAGAACGTGAAGAGAGTTGCGGCCGCGGATTTCAAAGAGGCCGAGCAGGCGGGAGAAGGGCGCATTTTGCGCTGGCTGACGGCCCGCTACGAAGCGGCGCTGAGCTGGGCCCTTTCGCACAGCAGAACCGTCCTGGTCGCCGCGCTTGGCATTATCATCGGCTCCGTTATTCTCTACTACCAGCTGGGCAGCGGGTTTCTGCCTGAGATGGACGAGGGCGCGTTCGTGCTCGACTACGTGATGCCGGCGGGCACGTCGCTCCAGGAGACCGACCGGGTGCTGCGGCATATCCAGGATATCCTGAAAGACACTCCTGAGGTGGAGAGCTACTCCAGGCGCACGGGCGCACGGCTGGCGCTGGCCATCGCGGAACCTAACACCGGCGACTTTCTGGTCAAGCTCAGGCGTGACCGCAAGCGATCCGTGGAGGAGGTCATTGGCGAGCTCAGGGATAAGATCACGAGTTCCGAACAGGCCATCGAAGTCGAGTTCCCGCACATTCTGGAAGATCTGGTGGGGGATCTCGCCTGGTCCCCGCAACCCATTGAAATCAAGGTCTACCATGACGATGAGGCGGTGTATAAGGAGGTCGCGCACCGCATCGAGGAATGGCTCCCCAAGGTTCCCGGAGTGGTGGATGTGGTCAACCAGACCTTCGTGATTGGACCTGCGGCAAATTTCAGAGTGGACCTGCAGAAGGCTCAGCTCGCCGGCTTCAGCGTGCAAAACATCGCGGACCTGGAGGCGGCAATCCTTGATGGAGCAGTGGCCTCAGACATGATCAAGGGCGGCAATCGCCTCGTCGGCATTCGCGTTCGCTATCCCGAGGAGTACCGATCCTCGATCGATAAGTTGAAATCGCTTCTGATCACCTCCCCCACGGGAGTAACCGTTCCGCTTTCGAGCGTTGCCTCCGTCGAGATGGACCAACTGCAAACGGAAGTCCATCGGGATAACCTGCGCAATGATGCCGTGGTTACGGCGCGCCTGGAAAACAGGGACCTGGGCTCCGCCATGAAGGAGATCCAGCAGCGTCTGTATAAGGAGATCTCGTTACCTCCCGGCGCCGAGATCGAGTTCGGAGGACTGTACAAGATCCAACAGGAATCCTTTCTTGGGCTGACCCAGGTCCTGTTGACCGCCATCCTGCTCATTTTTGTCGTCTTGGTCTTCGAGTTCCGCTCGTTCTCGCATCCGATCGCCATTCTCGCGGCGACGATTCTGTGCGGCTCCGGCGCCTTGCTGGCCCTTTTCCTGACGCACACGGCCTTGAACATCTCCTCCTTCATGGGGGCGATCATGGTTGTCGGCATCGTACAGAAGAACGGCATCCTGATGCTCGATTCGGAGAAGCATTTTGCGGCGCAGGGGTACCCGCTCAGGGAAGCGATCTTTCAGGCCGGGAGGCGACGCTTGCGCCCGATATTAATGACAGCGCTGGCCACCATTTTCGGCATGCTTCCCCTGGCTCTGGGGATTGGTTCGGGAGCAGAGGTGCTGCAGCCCCTGGCGATCGCGGTCATCGGCGGCGTGAGCATCTCGATGATACTCTCACTCCTGGTCACCCCCGTGCTGTTTTACCTGCTGAAGCACCGCCGGCTTCAACCCGGAGCGGGGCAGGAACTGTCCGGGAATCCATAA
- a CDS encoding efflux RND transporter periplasmic adaptor subunit — MKTPLIFGICLLMAGCSAKEESSPTPVVNVKAVRAEVADVLISVGASATIYPRQEANIAARLTAPIRQLHVRKGDNVRAGQVLAEQEDRDLAAQRSEAAAAVIDAEASLQKTTAGTLPADVERARGEVANAEASLNQAQKMYDRRRELFAQGAIPNRDLLTSETELSHAKTSYEVAKKSLDLLLNQSRDQDIRIAQSRFDQAKARLSLLDAQLQFAKIQCPFDGTIVEQFMYAGDMAKPDAPIFAVMDLSVAIARAQIPEGQSGAVRIGQACSFTPADSPTSTFEGKLSVVNRAVDPARRTIEVWCEISRSGSALRAGAFGNATIITGTAPKSIMVPLPAVQFQEGTRSGFVMVIDDKHAARKREVETGEIANNMVQITKGINPGELVIVEGGYGLPDGTEVRLAEEKK; from the coding sequence ATGAAAACGCCACTTATCTTTGGAATATGCCTGCTTATGGCAGGCTGCTCTGCGAAAGAAGAATCATCCCCAACGCCGGTCGTCAATGTAAAGGCGGTGCGAGCCGAGGTCGCGGACGTGCTGATCTCAGTGGGTGCATCCGCCACCATATACCCGCGCCAGGAGGCAAATATCGCCGCGCGCCTGACCGCCCCGATCCGGCAACTGCATGTTCGTAAGGGGGACAACGTCCGGGCGGGACAGGTGCTTGCCGAACAGGAAGACCGGGATCTGGCCGCCCAAAGGAGTGAGGCCGCCGCCGCAGTCATCGATGCCGAGGCCAGCCTGCAGAAAACAACCGCAGGGACTCTGCCCGCCGACGTGGAGCGAGCCCGCGGGGAGGTGGCCAATGCCGAGGCGTCGCTGAACCAGGCGCAGAAAATGTACGACCGGCGCCGCGAACTGTTCGCACAGGGCGCCATTCCCAACCGGGATCTGCTGACCAGCGAAACCGAGTTGTCACATGCGAAGACTTCATACGAAGTCGCTAAGAAATCTCTCGATCTGCTCTTGAACCAGTCGCGCGACCAGGATATTCGCATTGCCCAGAGCCGGTTCGATCAGGCCAAGGCCAGGCTGAGCTTGCTCGACGCGCAGCTTCAATTCGCGAAAATCCAGTGCCCGTTCGACGGCACGATCGTCGAACAATTCATGTATGCGGGAGATATGGCCAAACCGGATGCGCCCATTTTTGCCGTGATGGATCTGTCCGTTGCCATAGCTCGTGCCCAGATTCCGGAAGGGCAGTCCGGGGCCGTGCGCATCGGGCAGGCGTGCTCGTTTACGCCCGCGGATTCCCCAACATCCACATTCGAGGGCAAATTGTCGGTGGTCAATCGCGCGGTGGATCCCGCCCGGCGCACGATCGAGGTCTGGTGCGAGATTTCGCGTTCCGGTTCTGCACTGCGGGCCGGCGCATTCGGCAACGCGACCATTATTACCGGCACGGCACCCAAAAGCATTATGGTCCCGTTGCCCGCGGTCCAGTTTCAGGAAGGGACTCGGAGCGGGTTCGTGATGGTTATTGATGACAAGCATGCAGCGCGCAAGAGAGAGGTCGAAACCGGCGAGATCGCCAACAACATGGTCCAGATCACCAAAGGGATCAATCCCGGCGAACTCGTCATTGTAGAAGGCGGCTATGGGCTTCCGGACGGAACGGAAGTTCGTCTGGCAGAGGAGAAGAAGTAG
- a CDS encoding TolC family protein, whose protein sequence is MRPLFHTTILLIVSAAQAFPQTAAKPLSLEDCIRLAQGAQSSISIARQEAEIARYGVDRAKAGFLPQVQVNNAFTYNSPQLGNPGEFSFVALNGIREYNTQLTAVQDLDVAGRLRAELARARADRDAAAASLNLSQRDLKRAVSASFYRVLLARHLVQSAKDTLVEAQAFADRTRLLFEKGEAAQADVLKAASDIAFLEQNLNASQLDAEVANHDLASFWTDATGDSLSLEDPLSQPLPSLESILGAAPSTGALYLRRPEFSLLDAQRQGFLADARRIRADLLPQASIVFQYGIDSLHLHISDRGYAAFVSLNIPVFDWFKTQNLARQFQLKAQQVQVNREMATRSFSKEYQDAISRLKSLAQQVALTEKQVKLSEENLRMSRVRYEGGEGAALEVVAAQNQLALARINYYTALASFWNAKVDLEVATGK, encoded by the coding sequence GTGCGTCCCCTATTCCACACCACCATCCTATTGATCGTCTCGGCTGCCCAGGCTTTCCCGCAAACTGCGGCCAAGCCCCTCTCACTGGAAGACTGCATCCGCCTGGCACAGGGCGCCCAGTCCTCGATCAGCATTGCCCGCCAGGAAGCGGAGATCGCGCGTTATGGTGTAGACCGCGCAAAAGCGGGATTTCTCCCCCAGGTCCAGGTGAATAACGCCTTTACCTATAACAGCCCGCAACTGGGCAATCCTGGAGAGTTCTCATTCGTCGCATTGAATGGGATCCGCGAATACAACACGCAACTGACGGCGGTTCAGGACCTGGATGTCGCCGGCCGGCTCAGAGCGGAACTGGCCCGGGCCCGGGCGGACCGTGACGCTGCGGCGGCCAGTCTCAACCTGAGCCAGCGCGACCTCAAGCGCGCCGTGTCCGCCAGTTTTTACCGAGTCCTGCTCGCGCGTCACCTGGTTCAGTCGGCCAAAGACACTCTCGTCGAGGCGCAGGCCTTCGCGGACCGGACCCGGCTTCTTTTCGAGAAAGGGGAAGCCGCCCAGGCCGACGTTTTGAAGGCCGCATCCGATATCGCTTTCCTGGAGCAAAATCTCAATGCGTCGCAACTGGACGCGGAAGTTGCCAATCACGATCTCGCCTCTTTCTGGACCGATGCGACGGGCGACAGCCTTTCCCTTGAGGATCCTCTATCTCAACCGCTTCCATCCCTCGAATCGATACTCGGCGCTGCTCCTTCCACGGGAGCTCTATACCTGCGGCGGCCTGAATTCAGCTTGTTGGATGCGCAACGGCAGGGATTTCTGGCGGACGCCAGGCGGATTCGGGCCGACTTGCTCCCGCAGGCCAGCATTGTTTTTCAGTACGGGATCGACTCGCTGCACCTGCACATCAGTGATCGTGGTTATGCGGCATTTGTCAGCCTGAACATCCCCGTCTTTGACTGGTTCAAGACGCAGAATCTGGCACGGCAGTTTCAGCTCAAGGCACAACAGGTTCAAGTCAACCGCGAGATGGCCACCCGGTCCTTTTCGAAGGAATACCAGGATGCTATCTCGCGCTTGAAATCACTGGCCCAGCAAGTCGCCTTGACAGAGAAGCAGGTGAAGCTGTCGGAAGAAAACCTGCGCATGAGTCGCGTGCGTTACGAAGGTGGGGAAGGAGCGGCGCTCGAGGTCGTCGCCGCGCAAAATCAACTGGCCCTGGCGCGCATCAATTATTACACGGCGCTGGCCAGCTTTTGGAACGCCAAAGTTGATCTGGAGGTCGCCACAGGCAAATGA
- the chrA gene encoding chromate efflux transporter produces MASPPTIGKEPPARQKRAPLLELAFLFLKLGTIAFGGPAAHIAMMEDEVVRRRRWLSREEFLDLLGATNLIPGPNSTEMAIHVGHRRAGWPGLLVAGSCFILPAVLIVTGFAWAYVRFGSLPQVGAILYGVKPVIIAVVLQALWGLGRAALRTRSLAIVGAAGVVLSFLGVNELAILFGGGLIVGLGNWLVKNRKQGKSLLSFVQGAPLAVLMQATATAGATAAPFGLWPLLLFFLKVGSVLFGSGYVLLAFLRADLVTRWHWLNEGQLLDAIAVGQVTPGPVFTTATFIGYVLGGPSGAAVATIGIFLPAFLFVAMSGPIVPRIRKSATAGAFLDGVNAASLSLMAVVTYQLGRAALVDLVTLALLAASLILLLRFRFNSAWLVLGGALVGLLSSILGKAA; encoded by the coding sequence ATGGCTTCTCCTCCAACGATCGGGAAGGAACCGCCTGCGCGTCAGAAACGCGCACCCCTTCTTGAGCTGGCGTTCTTATTCCTGAAACTTGGGACGATTGCCTTTGGCGGGCCGGCTGCTCACATCGCGATGATGGAGGATGAGGTTGTCCGGCGCCGCCGGTGGTTGTCGCGAGAGGAGTTCCTCGATTTGCTTGGTGCAACTAACCTGATCCCGGGTCCGAACTCGACCGAAATGGCGATCCATGTCGGACATCGGCGAGCAGGGTGGCCGGGCCTCTTGGTTGCAGGAAGCTGCTTCATCCTGCCGGCAGTGCTCATCGTCACAGGGTTCGCCTGGGCTTACGTCCGCTTCGGCTCGCTCCCGCAGGTGGGCGCCATTCTATACGGGGTGAAACCCGTGATCATTGCCGTCGTCCTGCAAGCTCTATGGGGACTTGGACGGGCCGCACTCCGGACAAGGTCATTGGCAATCGTCGGAGCTGCAGGAGTTGTTCTCAGCTTTCTCGGGGTCAACGAACTGGCCATCCTCTTCGGAGGAGGGCTGATAGTTGGCCTTGGGAACTGGCTGGTCAAAAACAGAAAGCAGGGCAAAAGCCTTCTCTCCTTCGTTCAGGGCGCGCCGCTCGCCGTCCTCATGCAGGCAACCGCCACGGCTGGGGCGACGGCTGCTCCATTCGGTTTATGGCCGCTCTTGCTATTCTTTTTAAAAGTCGGTTCCGTGCTCTTCGGTAGCGGTTACGTGCTCCTGGCCTTCCTGCGCGCTGATCTGGTCACGCGCTGGCATTGGTTGAACGAAGGGCAACTGCTGGACGCCATCGCCGTTGGGCAGGTCACGCCTGGACCGGTCTTTACCACCGCCACCTTCATCGGCTACGTGCTCGGCGGCCCTTCAGGAGCAGCCGTTGCCACCATCGGAATCTTTCTCCCTGCGTTCCTATTCGTAGCCATGAGTGGCCCTATCGTGCCTCGAATCAGGAAATCCGCGACGGCAGGTGCGTTTCTGGATGGCGTTAACGCAGCTTCTTTGTCGTTGATGGCGGTGGTGACTTATCAGCTTGGCCGGGCGGCGTTGGTTGATCTGGTGACACTAGCTCTCCTGGCAGCAAGTCTGATTCTGCTCCTCCGTTTTCGCTTCAATTCAGCATGGCTCGTGCTGGGCGGGGCGCTGGTCGGCTTGCTCAGCTCCATCCTGGGCAAAGCGGCATGA
- a CDS encoding DoxX family protein yields the protein MPTLLIQRLVQSHDSPAVIVIRFLAGGVFFIEGVKKFLLAAQWGAGRFAKIGIPLPDITGPFVGGVEIVCGLMLLMGLLTRLGAILLLIDISVAIATTKVPILLKSGFFAMEDPARTDYSMFMSLLFLLIVGGGRWSLDMVRLSRRLIRSTGGGNV from the coding sequence ATGCCTACGCTTTTGATCCAGCGACTCGTCCAAAGCCATGATTCACCGGCCGTGATCGTCATCCGGTTCCTTGCCGGCGGCGTGTTCTTCATCGAAGGGGTCAAGAAGTTCCTTCTTGCCGCTCAGTGGGGCGCCGGGCGTTTTGCCAAGATAGGCATCCCCCTGCCGGACATTACCGGTCCGTTTGTGGGCGGAGTTGAGATTGTTTGCGGGCTGATGCTCCTGATGGGCCTGCTTACGAGGCTCGGAGCCATACTATTGCTCATCGACATCAGCGTGGCTATCGCCACTACCAAGGTGCCCATCCTTCTGAAGAGCGGCTTCTTTGCAATGGAAGATCCCGCACGAACGGACTACTCCATGTTCATGAGCCTGCTGTTCTTACTGATTGTGGGTGGCGGGCGATGGTCGCTGGACATGGTGCGGCTCTCGCGGAGGCTTATACGAAGTACCGGAGGGGGAAACGTCTGA
- a CDS encoding HAMP domain-containing protein, with product MKRFRPRNVRTRLTLWYVTVLAGVLLIYGISSSALSLFQLRRQLDDLAIEDLETVEGFLSFDSKGKLILRNDHHDHPYPATMLERFMEVRAENGILLYRSESLENRALAGIPDPEEGVGSYSPRSIRLSDGTRVRVVSKRHMIEGRPTLIRVGFSEEVMWQGFRRSTFSLIAGLPLALALVGVGGYFLAKHALSPIARMARRAHEINGERLSARLDVENPVDELGLLARSFNETLSRLESSFEQLRRFTSDVSHELRTPLTAIRSVGEVGLQKQGGIEHYREVIGSMLEETGRLSHLVDSLLMVARGDAGQIKPERTSIPILPLVREAVSLLEVLAEEKDQKLSLAGDNSAEVRVDRAILRQVLINLLDNAIKHSPNAATVSIRVFQRDNQTVAVEVEDSGPGIPAEHRDKVFNRFYRVDKGRSRQTGGAGLGLAIAKWGAEAHGGRLELDCPARGGCIFRLLLPPSGSNNENRATLPDEGGNRFLAQQALRERQRDACTQGAASERTS from the coding sequence ATGAAGCGATTTCGGCCCCGGAACGTGCGTACGCGCCTCACCCTCTGGTACGTGACCGTTCTTGCCGGGGTACTGTTGATCTACGGGATCAGCAGCTCAGCGCTGTCGCTCTTCCAGTTGCGCAGGCAGCTGGACGACCTTGCCATCGAAGACCTGGAAACCGTCGAAGGCTTCCTGAGCTTCGACTCGAAGGGGAAACTCATCCTACGGAACGACCACCACGATCATCCCTATCCGGCAACCATGCTGGAGCGGTTTATGGAAGTGCGAGCCGAGAATGGAATCCTTCTGTATCGCAGTGAATCTCTGGAAAATCGCGCTTTGGCCGGGATTCCTGACCCGGAGGAAGGCGTCGGCTCCTATTCGCCGCGCTCGATCCGCTTGTCCGATGGAACGCGCGTGCGCGTGGTCAGCAAACGACACATGATCGAGGGCCGTCCCACATTAATCAGGGTCGGATTTAGTGAGGAGGTCATGTGGCAGGGCTTCCGGCGGTCTACCTTTAGCCTGATCGCCGGATTGCCGCTTGCGCTTGCGCTGGTCGGGGTGGGCGGCTATTTTTTGGCCAAGCACGCTCTGAGTCCGATCGCGCGCATGGCGCGCCGGGCACACGAAATCAACGGGGAGCGGCTGAGCGCGCGCCTGGACGTTGAAAATCCTGTAGACGAGCTCGGTCTCCTGGCCCGCTCATTCAATGAAACTCTCTCAAGGCTGGAGAGCTCGTTCGAGCAACTGCGTCGGTTCACCTCGGACGTCTCGCACGAACTCCGCACTCCTCTCACAGCCATCCGCAGTGTCGGTGAGGTCGGGCTTCAAAAGCAGGGCGGCATTGAGCATTATCGGGAGGTTATCGGCAGCATGCTCGAGGAAACCGGGCGGCTGAGTCATCTAGTAGACAGCCTCTTAATGGTCGCTCGTGGCGACGCTGGCCAAATCAAGCCCGAACGGACGAGCATTCCCATTCTACCCCTTGTGCGCGAGGCGGTCTCTCTTCTCGAAGTGCTTGCCGAGGAAAAGGACCAGAAACTCTCGCTTGCAGGTGATAACAGCGCGGAGGTTCGAGTGGACCGCGCGATTCTGCGTCAGGTCTTGATCAACCTGCTCGATAACGCCATCAAGCACTCTCCTAACGCTGCCACTGTTTCGATCCGTGTCTTTCAAAGAGACAATCAAACGGTCGCGGTCGAAGTGGAGGACAGCGGGCCGGGGATTCCTGCAGAACACCGGGACAAAGTGTTCAATCGATTTTATCGCGTGGATAAGGGACGCTCGCGCCAAACAGGCGGAGCAGGCCTTGGTCTGGCCATCGCGAAGTGGGGTGCCGAGGCACACGGCGGACGCCTTGAGCTCGATTGCCCAGCAAGAGGCGGATGCATCTTCCGCCTGCTTCTGCCACCATCCGGATCGAATAACGAAAACCGGGCCACACTTCCAGATGAAGGAGGCAATCGCTTTCTTGCTCAGCAAGCCCTTCGGGAGCGCCAGCGAGACGCATGCACCCAGGGAGCGGCAAGCGAAAGAACGTCATGA